Proteins encoded within one genomic window of Episyrphus balteatus chromosome 1, idEpiBalt1.1, whole genome shotgun sequence:
- the LOC129906593 gene encoding uncharacterized protein LOC129906593 has protein sequence MATKALHLEVVSDLSTDAFLAALRRFVARRGKCSVIYSDNGTNFQGAARTLCEWYNLVRSEEHNHKISSTLAADGIKWEFIPPHSPHFGGLWEAGVKSVKQHLRRVLGNNVLTFEEISTLLSQIEALLNSRPLCAISDTDLNPLTPSHFLIGRPYTAIPEPSCLEIPLNRLGRWQLIQNMMQGFWRRWHYEYLTSLQERAKWQKKTPNFKVGDLVVIKEPNIPPSRWALGRILVLHPGEDDLVRVVSLRTKNGIFKRPITKLAILPCS, from the coding sequence ATGGCGACAAAGGCATTGCATTTGGAAGTCGTCAGTGACCTGTCTACCGATGCGTTTTTAGCAGCTTTGAGAAGATTTGTAGCAAGAAGGGGAAAATGTAGCGTCATCTACTCGGATAATGGTACAAATTTCCAGGGAGCAGCGAGAACCTTGTGCGAATGGTACAACCTGGTACGATCCGAGGAACACAACCATAAAATTTCTTCAACATTGGCAGCTGATGGTATCAAATGGGAATTTATACCACCACATAGTCCTCATTTTGGGGGACTCTGGGAAGCGGGGGTAAAAAGTGTTAAACAGCACCTCCGGAGGGTATTAGGGAACAATGTTTTGACCTTTGAGGAGATTTCCACTTTACTTTCTCAAATTGAAGCATTATTAAATTCCAGGCCACTTTGTGCTATTTCCGATACAGATTTGAACCCATTAACACCATCTCATTTCCTTATAGGTAGACCATATACGGCTATACCGGAGCCCAGCTGCCTTGAGATACCACTAAATAGACTTGGAAGGTGGCAACTCATACAAAATATGATGCAAGGATTTTGGCGTCGATGGCACTATGAATACCTAACGTCACTTCAAGAGCGCGCTAAATGGCAAAAGAAGACCCCGAATTTTAAAGTTGGTGACCTAGTAGTTATAAAGGAGCCAAATATTCCACCATCCAGATGGGCGCTAGGACGAATTCTAGTCCTTCATCCCGGCGAGGACGATCTGGTGCGTGTTGTGTCTCTTCGCACCAAAAATGGAATATTCAAGCGACCAATAACGAAACTGGCTATTCTACCTTGTTCCTGA
- the LOC129907285 gene encoding uncharacterized protein LOC129907285, whose translation MRIKAKYNSVSLNYFSTVGSIIDKIEMGTSSKNKETEIKEDLKHSQISESTKQDFGIKVPPCDVECFEGDYKSWPTFRDMFTSIYANHPRLSDVEKLYHLRLKTKKEAHDIVDKFSLTADNFTLAWEALKSQYENKRILINTQLKILFSIPSITIESGSALRKLHRTVRDCLGILSSLSVKTENWDPILVFLVSQKIPENTLFLFEQSLKTETEVPTWQSLEDFLASRYKILESVEEVTQCSRKKANHISNSNSNFKKVNSFHSAEKSFCCKICNSNHPLRLCKKFSDMDVTSRRKLAQSQKYCYNCLALTHSVYECKSKVSCDKCGKRHHSLLHFTSQKPTPPDTRSYWQPNTSLSTIPIQSTSITQQQPSISSGKDVSSDSSTLQSFLVNQKRNILLATALVKITAHNQTFLLRALIDPGSEATYILQSVVNRFKLFTRSTNASICGIGEVQSEFSTSMCPLTLESRINPDVHIPIAAVVLKKLTGNLPSQTVDASNLVELKRLRLADPNFDKPASIDMLIGADIYPLILCEGIKREKDLSPIAQNTVFGWIISGPCNENPNKTTLNTFFIRLLLLKQVQRFWELEEVPYVKPLSDEDKFCEKLYVDTTTRNRDGRYIVKLPFKPNFNVLDLGLSRNSAVSQYLRQEKRLLNDMCLKEEYNKVLKEYVSLKHMSFVPPCSLNLSSPHFYLPHHAVVKPDSASTKVRVVFNASASTHKEISLNDILYSGPALQNDLQTILLRWRLYPYVFNSDIEKMYRQIYVHPSHRKFQRIICRSFESESDLADFEINRVTFGVNCAPYLAIRTLHQLALDEENKYPLAKEVVLSDFYVDDVFSGGFSLDLVFKIQEELKALLLTGGFSLKKWTANHPRLLENIPRGDVLDQHFLMFEESSHSKVLGVGWNAREDSFYIRCELFPLPDSVMTKRELFSNISKIYDPIGWLAPTTILLKILMQDVWKDKTEWDGPIKPNRVETWKEFVKSFPIIKDIKIQRWINYTPDMCVEIHGFCDASLSAYAATVYSRISDSSGNVFSYLLTSKTKVAPLKAISIPRLELCGALLLTKLVNAVQSSLRLKNCPVYLWTDSMIVLYWLRDCPSRLETFVRNRVSKVQTESPPGSLWKHVPSEQNPADVASRGVMPQNLINNTQWWHGPSWLKFSKETWPVTKIQEGSDWNLEIKQIKSFVCIKISVMIF comes from the coding sequence ATGAGGATAAAAGCAAAATACAATTCAGTATCACTAAATTATTTCAGTACAGTAGGTAGTATTATAGATAAAATTGAGATGGGTACAAGTAGTAAAAATAAGGAAACCGAAATTAAAGAAGATTTAAAACATTCTCAAATATCTGAGTCCACTAAACAAGATTTTGGAATTAAAGTTCCACCTTGCGACGTTGAATGTTTTGAGGGTGATTACAAATCTTGGCCTACATTTCGTGACATGTTCACATCTATTTATGCAAACCATCCCCGTTTAAGTGATGTAGAAAAACTATACCATCTAcgcttaaaaaccaaaaaggaaGCTCATGATATTGTCGACAAATTTTCACTCACTGCAGATAATTTTACTCTTGCGTGGGAAGCTTTAAAATCCCAGTATGAAAATAAAAGGATCTTAATTAATACTCaacttaaaatacttttttcaattcCATCGATTACTATTGAAAGTGGATCTGCCTTAAGAAAATTACATAGAACCGTGCGCGATTGCTTAGGGATTCTTTCAAGTCTTAGCGTTAAGACTGAAAATTGGGATCCGATTTTAGTTTTTCTTGTTTCGCAAAAGATACCTGAAAATACTTTGTTCCTTTTTGAACAAAGTTTGAAAACAGAAACAGAAGTTCCAACCTGGCAATCCTTGGAGGATTTTCTCGCTTCCAGATATAAAATTCTTGAATCTGTGGAAGAAGTAACGCAATGCTCCCGTAAGAAGGCTAATcacatttcaaattcaaattccaATTTTAAGAAAGTTAACTCATTTCATTCCGCAGAAAAgagtttttgttgtaaaatatgCAACAGTAATCATCCCTTGCGTTTATGTAAGAAATTTTCAGACATGGATGTCACATCTCGACGTAAGCTAGCTCAATCCCAAAAGTACTGCTACAACTGTCTTGCGCTCACACATTCGGTATACGAATGTAAAAGTAAAGTGTCCTGTGACAAATGTGGTAAACGACACCATAGTTTACTGCACTTTACTTCACAAAAACCCACCCCTCCCGATACAAGATCTTATTGGCAACCCAACACTTCTTTAAGTACCATTCCCATACAGTCCACTTCTATTACTCAGCAACAACCATCCATTAGTTCAGGAAAAGATGTTTCATCTGATTCTTCAACTCTTCAAAGTTTTCTGGTAAAccagaaaaggaatattttgttagCAACAGCTTTGGTTAAAATTACTGCTCATAACCAAACATTTCTCCTGAGAGCTTTGATCGACCCTGGTTCTGAAGCTACATACATTTTGCAATCTGTAGTGAACCGATTTAAGCTTTTCACCCGTTCAACCAATGCGTCTATTTGTGGCATTGGAGAAGttcaaagtgaattttcaaCGAGTATGTGTCCTCTCACTCTCGAATCTCGCATCAACCCTGATGTACACATTCCCATTGCAgctgttgttttgaaaaagctGACAGGTAATTTGCCATCGCAGACTGTTGACGCATCAAACTTGGTTGAGCTCAAAAGATTGCGATTGGCAGATCCTAATTTTGATAAACCCGCTTCTATAGATATGTTGATAGGAGCAGATATTTACCCTCTTATTTTATGTGAAGGTATAAAGAGAGAAAAAGACCTTTCTCCAATTGCACAAAATACGGTTTTTGGGTGGATTATTTCAGGCCCATGTAATGAAAACccaaacaaaacaacccttaatacattttttattagaCTTTTGCTTCTAAAACAAGTTCAAAGGTTTTGGGAACTCGAAGAGGTTCCATATGTCAAACCCTTATCTGATGAAgataaattttgtgaaaaattgtaTGTGGATACCACAACTCGAAATAGAGATGGTCGTTATATAGTGAAACTTCCATTCAAGCCCAACTTTAACGTTTTAGATTTGGGTCTTTCCAGAAATAGTGCAGTTTCTCAGTATCTGCGACAAGAGAAACGTCTTCTTAACGATATGTGTCTGAAAGAAGAATACAACAAAGTTCTAAAGGAATATGTTTCGTTAAAACACATGTCCTTTGTGCCACCATGTAGTTTGAACCTTTCCAGTCCGCACTTTTACCTACCGCATCACGCTGTGGTAAAACCAGATAGCGCTTCGACAAAGGTAAGAGTTGTGTTCAATGCAAGTGCATCTACACACAAAGAAATAAGTCTTAACGACATTCTTTACAGTGGCCCTGCTTTGCAAAACGATTTGCAAACTATTTTGTTAAGATGGCGATTATATCCATATGTTTTCAATAGCGATATTGAAAAGATGTATCGCCAAATATATGTTCACCCGAGTCATCGAAAATTCCAAAGGATTATCTGTCGATCTTTTGAGTCAGAATCAGATTTGGCTGATTTTGAAATCAACCGAGTTACTTTTGGAGTTAACTGTGCTCCATACTTAGCAATCCGAACGTTGCACCAGCTTGCTTTGGACGAAGAAAATAAATATCCCTTAGCAAAAGAAGTGGTGCTTTCGGATTTTTACGTTGATGATGTTTTCTCTGGAGGTTTCAGTCTGGATCTAGTCTTCAAGATTCAGGAAGAATTGAAAGCACTTCTTTTGACTGGCGGATTTAGTTTGAAGAAATGGACCGCTAACCACCCTCGCTTGTTGGAAAACATCCCTAGGGGGGATGTTTTAGATCAACACTTTCTTATGTTCGAAGAGTCTTCACATTCGAAAGTTCTGGGCGTTGGGTGGAATGCGAGGGAAGATTCATTTTATATTCGTTGTGAACTATTTCCTCTACCAGATTCTGTTATGACAAAACGTGAattgttttcaaatatttcaaaaatatatgacCCTATCGGTTGGCTAGCACCaacaacaattttattaaaaatattgatgcaaGATGTCTGGAAAGACAAAACAGAGTGGGATGGGCCCATAAAACCCAATCGTGTAGAAACTTGGAAAGAATTTGTGAAATCTTTTCCAATTATAAAAGATATTAAAATCCAAAGATGGATTAATTATACCCCAGATATGTGTGTAGAAATACACGGCTTTTGTGACGCATCTCTCAGTGCGTACGCTGCCACCGTTTACTCAAGGATTTCAGATTCATCTGGAAACGTTTTTAGTTACCTTCTTACCTCAAAAACGAAAGTAGCTCCCCTGAAAGCTATTTCGATACCTCGACTAGAGCTTTGTGGAGCTCTTTTGCTAACCAAGTTAGTAAACGCTGTACAAAGCAGTCTACGCCTTAAAAACTGTCCTGTCTACCTTTGGACGGACTCGATGATTGTACTTTATTGGCTTCGTGACTGTCCATCTCGGCTTGAAACCTTTGTCCGAAACCGGGTGTCTAAAGTACAAACTGAAAGTCCTCCAGGTAGCCTTTGGAAACATGTTCCTTCAGAACAAAATCCAGCTGACGTAGCTTCTCGAGGTGTTATGCCTCAAAACTTAATAAATAATACCCAATGGTGGCACGGTCCAAGTTGGTTAAAGTTTTCAAAGGAAACTTGGCCAGTAACAAAAATTCAAGAGGGCTCCGATTGGAatcttgaaataaaacaaataaaaagcttCGTGTGCATCAAAATTTCAGTCATGatattttga